The Eremothecium cymbalariae DBVPG#7215 chromosome 1, complete sequence DNA segment TCTTCATTTCGGTATAGCTGCAGAGAGAGCTAGAACTTTAGGTATTAATTGCGAGGTTGTGATAGTTGGTGACGATGTTGCGGTCGGTAGAAATAAAGGAGGCCTGGTTGGTAGGCGGGGATTAGCTGGTACCGTACTAGTTCATAAGATAACAGGCGCTTTTGCAGAGCGGTTATCTTTTAAGTATGGATTAGAAGGTACCTCCAAGGTTGCCAATATTGTTAAGGATAATTTGGTAACTATTGGTGCTTCGCTAACTCATTGCAAGGTTCCGGGAAGAGAGTTTGAATCCCAGTTAAATGAAAATCAAATGGAACTGGGAATGGGAATTCACAATGAGCACGGTGTAGAAATTCTAGAACCAATTCCTTCAACTGTTCAGTTGGTTGAAAAGTCAATGCTTCCACTACTATTGGACCCAAATGACAGCGACAGGTATTTCGTTAACTTCGAGAAGTCTGATGATGTGGTTCTTTTGGTAAATAATCTAGGAGGCGTGTCGAATTTTATGATTTCTGCAAtaactttaaaaacaaatgaGATactaaaagaaaaatatggtATAAGGCCtaaaaaaacaatccaGGGTACTTTAATGACGTCTCTAGATGGCAATGGATTTAGTATCACATTGTTAAATGCCTCAAATTGTAACAGGCAATTACAGAAGGAATTCCCTGAACTTGATTCAGTACTCGAACTATTAGAGGCATACACCAATGCTCCTGGATGGCCGGGAATCCCCCCTCCAATGAAGGAGGCACCATCTATTGATAGTTCTTTGTTTGAACAGCATGGAAGTGTAAAACCGGCAGGCAAGTTTAGTTTTAAACTGTTTGAGGATATGATGAAGGCTGGGGCAGCACAAATTATTCTAAATGAGTCTAAAATAACCCATCTGGATAATATAGTTGGAGATGGTGATTGTGGGGCTACAATGGTTGCGGGGGTACAATGCATCGTTGAAAATCTTGATAACTTGTCTCGTAATTCTCTATCAGAAGCGTTAGCCCAATTGTCCAACTacattgaaaattttatgGGTGGCACATCAGGAGGATTGTACtcaattttaatatctgGTATGTCACATGGGCTAATAACGTCCTGCAACAATCCTGATGCAGAGGTTACACCCCAGATACTTGCTAAGTCCCTACTTGTTGCTCTACAGACATTATACAACTACACTAAAGCCAGACCTGGTGATTGTACAATGATAGATGCATTAGAACCCTTTGTAAGAACATATGCCGAAGATTTTGACTTTGAGAAGGCCCTAAAGGCATCTGAAGCTGGTGCTTCAGCTACAAAAGAGTTCACTGCTAAATTTGGTAGAGCGTCCTATGTCAGTGAAACTTTAAATGTACTCGATCCCGGAGCAGTCGGCTTGGTGGAATTTCTAAAAGGCATGAATAACGCCTTAAAACACTCCGGTAATAACCATACTACTGATTAACATATAGAATATTTGTAGCAATCACAAGTTAAGTATATACTACGTTCATAACTGTTTATTACAAACATTAATGTTAAATGATTTAAAATGCCATTACCCGCACATACCTTTTGACGCGTTAAAGATCTTTACATTTTCGTCCTAGAGGAACTTCGAGAGTGTGAAAACTCTGAAATACTAGTAATCATGTGTTCCACTTGTAAGGTGAAGCACAACAAATATCTTCTGTAACCGTAGAGAAGATTCAATTATGAGTACCGACTTTGACAGAATTTATTACAACCAATCTAAGGTTAGTGGTCGCTTCAGGTTAGGTGAGGGTGGATTAGGTTGGAAGGCATCAGCTACTGGTGGCTCTGCTTCCACCCAAAATAATGAGCCTGTTTTACTTACTCCAGATGAACTAGCTTCTGTACAGTGGAGTAGAGGTTGCAGAGGTTATGAATTAAAAATCAGCACGAAAAATAAGGGAGTAGTTCAATTGGATGGGTTCTCCCAGGAGGATTTCActttattgaagaatgaTCTTCAGCGCAGGTTTAGTGTTCAATTAGAGCACAAAGAACATTCTTTGCGTGGCTGGAACTGGGGTACGAGTGATTTGACTAGAAATGAACTTATTCTTTCTCTGAACGGTAAGCCGACGTTTGAAATACCATATTCTCATATTAGTAACACAAACTTAACCTCAAAGAACGAAGTTGCGGTTGAATTTGATTTGCAAACGGATTCATACAATCCTGCAGGAGACGAGCTAGTTGAGATGCGCTTTTATCTTCCAGGATTTGTGTCACAAGAGGACAGACATACCCCTGGAGCtactgatgatgatatcGAAGGGGATAAGGAAAGTAAAGCAGAAAAGTCTATTGCAGAAGCGTtttatgaagaattgaaagcCAAGGCTGATATTGGAGAAGTTTCTGGTGACGCGATTATATCCTTCCATGATGTTTTCTTTACTACCCCAAGAGGCCGTTATGATATCGATATCTACAAGAACTCGATTAGATTGAGAGGCAAAACATATGAATACAAGTTACAACAACGTCAAATTCAACGTATATTTTCTTTGCCAAAGGCTGATGATATTCATCATTTAATGGTTTTATCGATAGAGCCACCTTTACGTCAGGGGCAAACTTCTTATCCTTACTTGGTGCTACAATTCCaaaaggatgaagaaacaGAGGTTCAATTAAATgtggaagatgatgagttCGAAAAATTGTACAAGGACaatttaaagaaacaatatGATGCCAAGACACACATTGTACTAAGTCACGTTTTGAAAGGTTTAACAGATCGTAGAGTTGTAGTTCCAGGGGAATACAAATCGAAATATGAACAGTGTGCTGTTTCTTGTTCCTTCAAAGCAAATGAAGGTCATTTATACCCGCTAGACAATGCCTTTATGTTTTTGACGAAACCCACATTGTATATACCATTCCAAGATGTGAGCTCTGTAAATATCTCTAGAGCTGGTCAAACAACAGCATCGTCTAGAACGTTTGATCTTGAGGTAATCTTGCGTTCCAACAGGGGCGCCACTACTTTCGCCAACATTTCTAAAGAGGAACAGCAGCTATTAGAGAGCTTCTTAAAGTCCAAGAATGTTAGAGTAAAGAACGAGGAAAAGGAAACTCAACATAGATTACAGACTGCATTAGGTTCTGATagtgaagatgaggatgttAATATGGGATCTGCTGCTGAGGATGACGAGTCCGTCGATGAAGACTTTCAGGCTGAATCGGAGGACGACGATGTCGCCGAAGAGTTTGATTCTGATCTAGGTGGTTCCGACCATAATGAAGAAAGCAGCGGTGATGATAGGAGTTCTAAGAGACCTAAGCTAGAATAAGTATTTATGGATGTAAAATTAATCCTCTAGGATGTTGTCAAAATTGTCCGTTGTTGGACTTTTGTGCAAAACAAGTCGACAAACTCCAGTTTCCTTGGAGACAAGCTCGGACTAAACGCATACGCTCTTAAGATACACAAACTGCAATATGGAAATATAAATACtactatttttttatctaaCCAAATGATTCTAACCTTTGTCAAGTATCCGCAACATGAATTATGGAACCTGCTTTTACTGTGGGACATATTTCTCAAAAAGTTATCAATAAAGCCCGTTAACTGCTATCGCTGAGATATTAGCAATTTAGACGGTACCTAGATTACAATTTTATATTCCcagcagaagcagcaaTTCATTGAGCATCTGGAAGTCTTGGCAGAATAAAGATGTGTATTCATggtatatttatattatttagCAAAAAAAATCGGTTTAAAGCGAGAGAATTCATTCCTTAGTCAGGCTTTCAATAGTATTTTTAATCACTTGAGCTGATTCGTTCAACTCTCTACGTTTATATTCAAGATGTGCTTCTTTGGCCTTCATCCAGTTTTCTGCAACACCAAATCTTGTAGCCCCCCTATGGGAATCAATAACAAAGGCAGCTTCTTGCCACAACAATTGTTTCTGTCATTAGTTAGTAGACACTCTACATTCGTAGTATAATTTTCTATTCAACTTACCTTGTATAACTGATTCAGTTGGTTGACAATATCATCCATATCCTTGGTAAATGAATCCATAATTCCTGATGATACATCATATAGGCGGTCCCAATCCATTTTAGTGACAGGATTCTCTTCATTCCGATCCAGCTGCGTTTGCTTAACTAAATATGTAGCCTCTTTAATACGTTGCAACACCTCGTGTTCCAGCATTTCATTTTGAACTTTATTCTTGTATTCAT contains these protein-coding regions:
- the DAK1 gene encoding dihydroxyacetone kinase (similar to Ashbya gossypii AER139C) gives rise to the protein MSFKSFELSNPLHYSLQGFALANPHITLIPEYKIFFRNSSKDKVALISGGGSGHEPAHAGYIGSGMLCATVAGEIFASPSSKQILNAIKVVEQNSSGVLLIVKNYTGDVLHFGIAAERARTLGINCEVVIVGDDVAVGRNKGGLVGRRGLAGTVLVHKITGAFAERLSFKYGLEGTSKVANIVKDNLVTIGASLTHCKVPGREFESQLNENQMELGMGIHNEHGVEILEPIPSTVQLVEKSMLPLLLDPNDSDRYFVNFEKSDDVVLLVNNLGGVSNFMISAITLKTNEILKEKYGIRPKKTIQGTLMTSLDGNGFSITLLNASNCNRQLQKEFPELDSVLELLEAYTNAPGWPGIPPPMKEAPSIDSSLFEQHGSVKPAGKFSFKLFEDMMKAGAAQIILNESKITHLDNIVGDGDCGATMVAGVQCIVENLDNLSRNSLSEALAQLSNYIENFMGGTSGGLYSILISGMSHGLITSCNNPDAEVTPQILAKSLLVALQTLYNYTKARPGDCTMIDALEPFVRTYAEDFDFEKALKASEAGASATKEFTAKFGRASYVSETLNVLDPGAVGLVEFLKGMNNALKHSGNNHTTD
- the POB3 gene encoding FACT complex subunit POB3 (similar to Ashbya gossypii AER138C) — translated: MSTDFDRIYYNQSKVSGRFRLGEGGLGWKASATGGSASTQNNEPVLLTPDELASVQWSRGCRGYELKISTKNKGVVQLDGFSQEDFTLLKNDLQRRFSVQLEHKEHSLRGWNWGTSDLTRNELILSLNGKPTFEIPYSHISNTNLTSKNEVAVEFDLQTDSYNPAGDELVEMRFYLPGFVSQEDRHTPGATDDDIEGDKESKAEKSIAEAFYEELKAKADIGEVSGDAIISFHDVFFTTPRGRYDIDIYKNSIRLRGKTYEYKLQQRQIQRIFSLPKADDIHHLMVLSIEPPLRQGQTSYPYLVLQFQKDEETEVQLNVEDDEFEKLYKDNLKKQYDAKTHIVLSHVLKGLTDRRVVVPGEYKSKYEQCAVSCSFKANEGHLYPLDNAFMFLTKPTLYIPFQDVSSVNISRAGQTTASSRTFDLEVILRSNRGATTFANISKEEQQLLESFLKSKNVRVKNEEKETQHRLQTALGSDSEDEDVNMGSAAEDDESVDEDFQAESEDDDVAEEFDSDLGGSDHNEESSGDDRSSKRPKLE